Part of the Oncorhynchus tshawytscha isolate Ot180627B linkage group LG23, Otsh_v2.0, whole genome shotgun sequence genome, AAGGTCAGCTCTTCCCGGAGTTACCTTACCCACCAGCACACTGTGCCATAGCCGTGACTCAGCCTGCTCTACTGCATCCTGAGCCCTCACCTTCCTTCCTGTCCTCACCTCTATACCTGCCTAGGATACTTTTGGGTTGCTTGAATCCCTGTATTGCAGCACCTCCCTTGTACGAGTTACAATGAATTCCTCATTCAGGCTGCAGATGGGTAGCTTCAGTTTGTTCTTGTGAATGTACAGGGCAATGCTGCTCAGGCTTCAAGATAATCCCAGCCATTTGCAGAGGTAGCTACTGAACcttctttcaaagcacttaactGTAGAAATCGGGACCTTGTAAACCAGGAGGGGTCAGAGCATCCGTGGGAGGACACCATGTTGGTATATCCAGGCCTTGAACTTGCCAGGTAAACCTGACATGTCCACTGTAGCCAACCACACTCCCAGCTCCTGGTTGGATGTCTTGATGGATGCTGTATCCCTCAGGCTGCTGTCAAACTTGAAGTTCAAGTGGCAAGCTTCCCCAACCCCTGCACAATCCATCTACTCCCTGGGATGGATGTTGTTGTCACAGTCAGGTCGTCCATGAACACTCTGTTGTCGCATGCCAGACTTGGTCAGCAGGCCTCAACATTCCACCGCTGACATGGCAAGGGCGAACAGGATCACTGAAATGGTGCAGCCTGTGATGATTCCATTCCCAGGCCTGTGCCATTCTAATATTGTGGACGCAAAGGTGACTCTCAAACTGAAACTGTTGTAGTAATTCAGTATGAGATCCCTGATCTTGTCTTGTATGTAGGGTATGAAGCCTTTGGCATTTGTGAGGTCTAGCCACAGTACAACAAGGTATCTTCTGTTCTCCCGGGCTTCCCTGATTATCTGCTTGACCACACCTGTGTGCTCCAGTCATCCTGGCACCTCCAGGATCCCTTCTTTCTGAACTGATGTAGGAGTTCTTCAGGATGTCGTCTGTCAGAAGGCTGGCCCCAATGCTGAATAATATATTTCCTTTAACACTGAGCAGTGAGATGGTTCTGAAATGGTTGATGTTCTTTGAGTTCTCCTCCTTCAGAATCCATACTCCTTCTGCACATCTCCACTGTTGAGAGACTTAGCCCCTCCTCCAGGTCACCTTCAGGATGCTCTTGCCCTCTTGACAACTTCATGTACATCCTTCCAGCAGGGCTCCTTCTTGTTTAACTCTGTGGTTGGTACTGGTAGATTTATCAAAGCCTTGCATTGCTCCAGATCTTTCTCTCTGATTGCGTTGCTGtacgtgctgcagagatggttgttgaTCTCATCTTTGGAGCAGGTAAGGTGACCACTGTGCGTCTGACCTAGCAGCTGTTCGGTGAATCCAAAGAGATTTGCTAAAAGGCAGCCCGCTTCCTTTCCCTCTTTTTCCTGTGCCTTCTATGCCACTCAGCTCTCTGAAAGGCCCTGAGGATGTTCCGTAGTTCTGACAAGGCTGGTCTTTCTTCTTCACTCGCCTCCTTGAACTGTTCTTAACTCCTGCCTTATCTGGTGCATCTTTGCCGCTCTATGCCCAGTTGGTTAACCAAGCTGTCTATAACCTGAAGGAGTATTCTCCTTTTGACAGCTCTCAGCTCTCACTAATTGACGTTGGCCTACTGTTTACTATACACCACTTTATTCCTGTACATATCTACGTCAATtaactcgtacccctgcacatcgactcggtactggtaaaAAAAAGTTAGTATTCGTCATTACTTTTATtattcacatgtgaaactgcaattcAGTTGAACACATTTTatgtgaaaaggtggtgttaacatgtgaTCTTAAAATGTAATACATGTGAACATATGGTTTCACGTTAAAAAAATTCagctcaacatgtgaaaacagcTATTTCATATGTGAAAATGCAAATATGAAATTTTTTTTGTAAGGTCGATTCTTAGATGAGCTTCACAACAGCTCACTGATACGGATGATTCTGCAAGGTTACCATGCGTTGTGTTTGATCTCTAGGAAGCAGCTCCTTGAAATCAATAAGAATGTCGCCATTATGGAACCAGTTGTGAATTTTGGTTCAAATAAATATTTGTGGTGGATAAACAGAACTAGATTGAGCAAATTCAGACTTCTTCCCTTCCATGTTCATGAATACAATTACATGTATAATATGTTCCTGGTACATTTTGTTTATCAGTCAAACTGGGGAAATATCATTCAGCATGCCAACTGAAGGGTTTTCATATAGAATATAGTAATCTGTTCATCCAACATAGCTAAAACTTAATACCACAAACGCTATCTCCATTTGAGAATCTTGAGTTTCATTGATTGGAGAGCCCGGCTCTATAGTAATTGGGGCTCCTATGGAGATCCTTAGGAGATCCTTTGTCTGGATAGGACAAAAAATGTGACATGTCACTCCCTATGCAAATGAGGTGTAAGATTTCAAACCCTGCATCTCAGCTCCTTGCAGAGAGCGCCAACTGAGTTGGGAGACTCAGCTGTTTTGCTGAGTTTAAAGCAATTGACGTTGCACTGTTCACAGAACGTTCTGTACACAAAAATTTAGGTCATTCGGAACCAGTCCAGAACTGCTACTAGTCCCCTAAATAAGGGACTTTACATCAGCGGTTAACAATGTACCCTACTAACAACCAACTTCCACACCTCTGCGGCGTGGGAGTAGTGGGACTGATAGAAGTTTTGGATTATAGCCAATGACAGTTCAGGGAATTTTGATTGACGTTTTGCTGGGCAAACACATTTTTGGTTTCTCATACACTTAAAATGTTTTGATTATTGCTTGAATAGTCGCAAATATTATATTTGTTTGTGAtctttaaaaaacatattttggatGTAGCAGTTGTTGGCTAGAATGTGAAAATCCAATCATAATCCCTAAGTAATGTGAAATTGGGCAGCAGGTAgttgagcattgggccagtaaccgaaaggttgctggtttctAATCCCCAAGTCGGCTAAGTgacaaatctgtcaatgtgcccttgagcaaggtacttaaccctaattgctccagggtcgcagTCAATAATTGCTGATCcatggctgtgaccccactctccgaggttgtctcagggggagagggatatgcaaaaaacaaatGTCCAATTCACAAATGTGTATAATACACACTtgaacatgtgtgaaataggacaaatgtaagcacctaattattattattattattattataaatctACTCATAAGCAACATGTAAATGGAGGCTTTCTTAGCTGACCGTCTATGAGAACTTCCAATATGGCGCGCATCACCCCCCTGCGGAAATGTTTGCAAACACAGAAAAGGGTCTTTTGATTGATATGAAAAATCTTCCTTGATAACAAAGATTTGTTTAAATACTACCAATGCCACAACATAATTGACCTTATTGCACAAATGAAGCTTAATGTTGTCTAACCTCCCTTCCTCTTTTGTATTCCCCCTTTAGCAGTGTGCCtcatcacccctccccctccaccaccacccctccccattcccctcctctctcctctcctctcccgctgCCTTGCACCTCTCTCAGTATGTGCTGTCAATAATTGATGGTTCTACAGACTCAAAGGGTAACAGGTCCAATCtctcatgtatttatttatttaccattCCTACACACACCCAGTCAGTGAGACCACTATCTGTGTTTCTTAGAGCATGGCGATCGATACCGAGCGactcctctgtctctatgtccaTACATGTACTGCATGTCAGGGCAGGCTCATGGGGGTTTGTTATCCATCAGTGCATGTCCCTGCGGCCAAGATGGGGTTAATATTGCTAGTCTGGCTGACAacaggatagagggaaggaagtaGAGAGATTAAATGagtgagaggcagggggcagaggagagagagagagagagagacgagtgaTTTAGTTCATCCCTGATTGACTATAGCTAGCACACTGGCGCTCACAAGCACTAACACCCACACCGAacgatggagagagacagcagaaatGAGAAGTTCTTCTCCAGAAAGAGAAGTTTCACTTTTGGGGCATATGGAGGGTGAGTAGCAGTCAAAGTATTGACAAGGAATTAAAATGCTTTGGTTCTAGTGTCAGAATCTGAATAAAATCTTGAAATAGTTCATAGAAGTAGTCCTTAATGTCATGCGGCACATTGTCTAAGGAGTTACCACTTTTCCTATTCACAGTGTGGACAAGTTCATATGTGAAAATGAGACTAGGTGAGAAAAACTTAAAAATACCTTTATTTACCTTTATCCACATTAGATGTAGTTTATTTCTCGCTGGTCATTTTACACTGGATTTAAAGCTTGATACACTTGCAGTTGATGAATAGGAAAAGTGATGGGTTGCATTGCTTTGCTCTGTCATTCCACCTGTTGCAGCAGACCAGAACCTTTAGAACACAGCATTCTGGATATTTTGGACTCCCCTACCAGCGAGACCAAACCGTTCCTTTCTGCTGGCAGCAACCGGAAGGTAAAAGGACTTAATTGTCATAATGTGTCTTTCATCATATCCTTTTTGCATTTGTTGATCACATCGTCACTAATTTAGTCTCCCTGCATTTCCCTTAATCTGTGTTTGTCTAatgttgtttctctttctcttcctgtttctccctGAAcctcttttctgtctgtctgtctctttctgtctgtctgtctgtctctttctgtctgactttgtctgtctctttctgtctgactttgtctgtctgtgttttccatGTAAGGTGACAGAGCTGTTTGAGATCATTGAGAAGTTGCAGGTGAGTGTACAGCATCATTCCCTCTCTGTTTTGTGTAGTCTCTGTGTGTACATCAGTTCTCTTTCCAGTTAGTTCATCAGTCAGTCACTGTTACCTTCACTCTCCTTCATCAGAGCAGCAGGCTAGATGAACAGCGCTGTGAATTCCCTCTGCCTTTGAGGGTGAGTCTTTCTCCTAAAATATAATGTCAAGACCTGTGTGCACACGTGTTTGTGTTGACATTTGACCTTTCAATATTATCAACGATACAGACATTTTTGTTCCCTAAAACACTGAAGTCACAATAGTTGTAACACTCATACCAGcatacatggggcggcagggtagcctagtggttgggctagtaaccggaaggttgcaagttcaaatccccgagctgacaaggtacaaatctgtcgttctgcccctgaacagtcagttaacccgctgttcctaggccgtcattgtaaataagaatttgttcttaactgacttgcctagttaaataaatacataaaactcATTGTTAGGTATGCTGATGCAACCATCATCCTACAGATACTGCTAGATCTACATTTAATTTGATACACCAGACTTTTTAATTCTCACCTCACCCTTTTGAAAGTCTCAGGTTTTGAAGATAGGTCATGACCTTCCTCTGATCCTGCCTCCAAAGCTGGGTGGTTACTGGATAGACCCCCCGCTACAAAAGTTTGCTGAGACCAGTCCGACCTCCTCTCATTATGGACTAGACCCAGAGACCTATGAcatcatggagagagacagcgaggccACATACTACCAGCAGTTCTTCCGCTCACGAGTTAGTAGAGTACCGCCCATAGGACTACTCTTATTCTGTTCCATTTGATGGTAGAGATGGACTATGATCCAAGATGATgaaatacatacagtgccttgcgaaagtattcggcccccttgaactttgcgaccttttgccacatttcaggcttcaaacataaagatataaaactgtatttttttgtgaagaatcaacaacaagtgggacacaatcatgaagtggaacgacatttattggatatttcaaacttttttaacaaatcaaaaactgaaaaattgggcatgcaaaattattcagcccccttaagttaatactttgtagcgccactttttgctgcgattacagctgtaagtcgcttggggtatgtctctatcagttttgcacttcgagagactgaaattttttcccattcctccttgcaaaacagctcgagctcagtgaggttggatggagagcatttgtgaacagcagttttcagttctttccacagattctcgattggattcaggtctggactttgacttggccattctaacacctggatatgtttattttttaaccattccattgtagattttgctttatgttttggatcattgtcttgttggaagacaaatctccgtcccagtctcaggtcttttgcagactccatcaggttttcttccagaatggtcctgtatttggctccatccatcttcccatcaattttaaccatcttccctgtccctgctgaagaaaagcaggcccaaaccatgatgctgccaccaccatgtttgacagtggggatggtgtggtcagggtgatgagctgtgttgcttttacgccaaacataacgttttgcattgttgccaaaaagttcaattttggtttcatctgaccagagcaccttcttccacatgtttggtgtgtctcccaggtggcttgtggcaaactttaaatgacactttttatggatatctttaagaaatggctttcttcttgccactcttccataaaggccagatttgtgcaatatacgactgattgttgtcctatggacagagtctcccacctcagctgtagatctctgcagttcatccagagtgatcatgggcctcttggctgcatctctgatcagtcttctccttgtatgagctgaaagtgtagagggacggccaggtcttggtagatttgcagtggtctgatactccttccatttcaatattatcgcttgcacagtgctccttgggatgtttaaagcttgggaaatctttttgtatccaaatccggctttaaacttcttcacaacagtatctcggacctgcctggtgtgttccttgttcttcatgatgctctctgtgcttttaacggacctctgagactatcacagtgcaggtgcatttatacggagacttgattacacacaggtggattgtatttatcatcattagtcatttaggtcaacattggatcattcagagatcctcactgaacttctggagagagtttgctgcactgaaagtaaaggggctgaataattttgcacgcccaatttttcagtttttgatttgttaaaaaagtttgaaatatccaataaatgtcgttccacctcatgattgtgtcccacttgttgttgattcttcacaaaaaaatacagttttatatctttatgtttgaagcctgaaatgtggcaaaaggtcgcaaagttcaagggggccgaatactttcgcaaggcactgtacatagtagCTGTGTGACTTTCTCTCCTATGTCAGTATCATCACTCGTTCACAGCAGTGGACCCCTCCCTGggacccctccttctctctgtctgtttggaggaagaagagaagaggctGAGAGTAATACTGAGGTTATATCTGAAAGAATGGAAATTATTCAATTCATGTAATGAAACACCCTGGTGAATTCCATGAGCAACAGTTATTACGTCTGTCTTTCCTTTCCAGAATGAGGGAATGCTCTATGCATGGggttttctctgtgtctctgttcccaAACATCCCGTCTGCTGTGGAGCTGGCCAAGGTACCATTACTAGTCTCTCCAACAGACGTGTGTATTTTAGAGGAACCTTTACTGTGCTTTTACTAAAAACATTTACCATCATTGAAAAAACCCAAACTGACCATGTCCTTTTCAGATGCTATGCGACAGTGTGACTGTGTCCAGATTTGATGTGGTCAGTTACCTCAAGGTACTTTTTTTCACTGTACACATTCCCAAATGCTTTAGGCCTTCATGTTACACAGAATGTACTCTTCAAATGACCTCTAAACCCTGAGACCATTTTGACAAAAATGTGTGCTCTttccttcccctttatctctctatctctcgctccctctctttgcttctttctttctctcttcccctctctgtctttcaggCACCAGATCTTATAACAGCATTTGATGAACACAGAGTGTCTCTGAATTTCAAGTTTGGTGTCTTGtatcagagagagggacaggtaaATAACTGGAATGCAGGAAGAAGCTTGGAAGCATTAAAAAGTAGCACTAGTCTACTGTACATTACCTCTCATATTTTCTCTCTATCTTTTACAGTTGACAGAGGAGGACATTCTCTGTAACAATGAGGAAAGTGAAGAGTTTCAAGAATTCCTCTCTATTTTGGGAGATACAGTCACACTTCAAGGGTTCACTGGGTAATGTACAGTAACCGACATTTTGACATGGCCTTATGGAGAAATTACAGAAATATGACATTGTAACAGGAAGAGATGAATAAGAAGATACCAGCAGCTTACTGTCACTCCCTCTCCCCGACtgcctcttccctctttctctcccacattctctctctccctccctctcttccaggtTCCGAGGAGGTTTGGACGTGTGTCACGGTCAGACAGGAAGTGATGCGGTCTTCACTTCCTTCCACAGCAGAGAGATCATGTTCCATGTGTCCACCAAACTGCCCTTCACAGAGGGCGATACACAACAGGTTAGCTCGAATAACGACACCTAATCATCCTCACCCACAGTCAATCACTTCAACCCAGCTCCAGTGGCTCCCGCTTACCCTCTGCTCATTACTCCTTACAGCTACAGAGGAAGAGACACATAGGCAACGACATCGTTGCTGTTGTTTACCAGGAGGGCCACACCCCTTTTCTGTCTGATGTCATCGGCTCACACTTCCTGCACTGTTTCTTAGTGGTCaggagggtgaggaagagagtggggggtgagggggaggaggcaggaggaggaggggtgttccAGGTAAGAAGATAAAACAATAGGAGAGACACATTGATCTCTTATCACTGTAGGTATTTTTATTGGAATGGAAAGCCATTTTCAAACCTGGAAGTGGCCTGTTTACAGGTGTCAGTCACAGCGAGAGAGGATGTACCTCCCTttggtccctccctccctgatcctcCTATATTCACAGAGGTGAGCAGAATTCACATCTGAACTTGGTGACAAGGTAAAAGACCATGATGCATTCTTAGTGTGTCTCTGTTGGCCTATCTTCCAGAGCTCCCTGTTGAGAGAGTTCCTTCTGACCAAGCTTATCAATGCAGAGATCTCCTGTTATAAGGCTGAGAGGTTCAGTAGACTGGAGGTAACCACAGAAGAACAACTCTAGCACCATTATAAATGTATACAATAATTCTTGAGGCATTACACGCACATATCCAAAGACTTTCTAGATGCAAATCTGGTATCTTTTTATGTGGAACAGAAACCAAAGAAACAAGTCTTTCCTCTTCTCTAATagcctctagtgactccccatcccgggtgcgggagcgtaatcatcgactgacactaattagcataacgcaacggacataaatattcctagaaagtattcctattcatgaaaatcacaagtgaaatatattgagacacagcttagccttttgttaatcaccctgtcatctcagattttcaaagtatgctttacagccaaagctagacaagcatttgtgtaagtttatcgatagcctagcatagcattttgtccagctagcagcaggtaacttggtcacggaaatcagaaaagcaatcaaattaaatcgtttacctttgatgagcttcggatgttttcactcacgagactcccagttagatgtagccaatgttccttttttctaaaaatataatttttgtaggcgaaatagctccgtttgttcttcacgtttggctgagaaatcgtccggaaattgcagtcacgaaaccCCAaacaatattccaaattagctccataatatcgacagaaacatggcaaacgttgtttataatcaatcctcaaggtgtttttcaaatatttattcgataatatatccaccgggaca contains:
- the LOC112253769 gene encoding rap1 GTPase-activating protein 2 isoform X4, which translates into the protein MERDSRNEKFFSRKRSFTFGAYGGVDKFICENETSRPEPLEHSILDILDSPTSETKPFLSAGSNRKVTELFEIIEKLQSSRLDEQRCEFPLPLRSQVLKIGHDLPLILPPKLGGYWIDPPLQKFAETSPTSSHYGLDPETYDIMERDSEATYYQQFFRSRYHHSFTAVDPSLGPLLLSVCLEEEEKRLRVILRMRECSMHGVFSVSLFPNIPSAVELAKMLCDSVTVSRFDVVSYLKAPDLITAFDEHRVSLNFKFGVLYQREGQLTEEDILCNNEESEEFQEFLSILGDTVTLQGFTGFRGGLDVCHGQTGSDAVFTSFHSREIMFHVSTKLPFTEGDTQQLQRKRHIGNDIVAVVYQEGHTPFLSDVIGSHFLHCFLVVRRVRKRVGGEGEEAGGGGVFQVSVTAREDVPPFGPSLPDPPIFTELRTRSSLLEGLQAELSTRSQCMMGDSPVSTLSTSEGMRGVTEGSGGFIENFKRAIRVRSNSFDTLGGPRKMGGVPLPQKPKAATERDGESELAYKPPEPSFPPTDNLGSTEVKDHSSPQDNM
- the LOC112253769 gene encoding rap1 GTPase-activating protein 2 isoform X2, which encodes MERDSRNEKFFSRKRSFTFGAYGGVDKFICENETRPEPLEHSILDILDSPTSETKPFLSAGSNRKVTELFEIIEKLQSSRLDEQRCEFPLPLRSQVLKIGHDLPLILPPKLGGYWIDPPLQKFAETSPTSSHYGLDPETYDIMERDSEATYYQQFFRSRYHHSFTAVDPSLGPLLLSVCLEEEEKRLRVILRMRECSMHGVFSVSLFPNIPSAVELAKMLCDSVTVSRFDVVSYLKAPDLITAFDEHRVSLNFKFGVLYQREGQLTEEDILCNNEESEEFQEFLSILGDTVTLQGFTGFRGGLDVCHGQTGSDAVFTSFHSREIMFHVSTKLPFTEGDTQQLQRKRHIGNDIVAVVYQEGHTPFLSDVIGSHFLHCFLVVRRVRKRVGGEGEEAGGGGVFQVSVTAREDVPPFGPSLPDPPIFTESSLLREFLLTKLINAEISCYKAERFSRLELRTRSSLLEGLQAELSTRSQCMMGDSPVSTLSTSEGMRGVTEGSGGFIENFKRAIRVRSNSFDTLGGPRKMGGVPLPQKPKAATERDGESELAYKPPEPSFPPTDNLGSTEVKDHSSPQDNM
- the LOC112253769 gene encoding rap1 GTPase-activating protein 2 isoform X3 → MERDSRNEKFFSRKRSFTFGAYGGVDKFICENETSRPEPLEHSILDILDSPTSETKPFLSAGSNRKVTELFEIIEKLQSSRLDEQRCEFPLPLRVLKIGHDLPLILPPKLGGYWIDPPLQKFAETSPTSSHYGLDPETYDIMERDSEATYYQQFFRSRYHHSFTAVDPSLGPLLLSVCLEEEEKRLRVILRMRECSMHGVFSVSLFPNIPSAVELAKMLCDSVTVSRFDVVSYLKAPDLITAFDEHRVSLNFKFGVLYQREGQLTEEDILCNNEESEEFQEFLSILGDTVTLQGFTGFRGGLDVCHGQTGSDAVFTSFHSREIMFHVSTKLPFTEGDTQQLQRKRHIGNDIVAVVYQEGHTPFLSDVIGSHFLHCFLVVRRVRKRVGGEGEEAGGGGVFQVSVTAREDVPPFGPSLPDPPIFTESSLLREFLLTKLINAEISCYKAERFSRLELRTRSSLLEGLQAELSTRSQCMMGDSPVSTLSTSEGMRGVTEGSGGFIENFKRAIRVRSNSFDTLGGPRKMGGVPLPQKPKAATERDGESELAYKPPEPSFPPTDNLGSTEVKDHSSPQDNM
- the LOC112253769 gene encoding rap1 GTPase-activating protein 2 isoform X1, which encodes MERDSRNEKFFSRKRSFTFGAYGGVDKFICENETSRPEPLEHSILDILDSPTSETKPFLSAGSNRKVTELFEIIEKLQSSRLDEQRCEFPLPLRSQVLKIGHDLPLILPPKLGGYWIDPPLQKFAETSPTSSHYGLDPETYDIMERDSEATYYQQFFRSRYHHSFTAVDPSLGPLLLSVCLEEEEKRLRVILRMRECSMHGVFSVSLFPNIPSAVELAKMLCDSVTVSRFDVVSYLKAPDLITAFDEHRVSLNFKFGVLYQREGQLTEEDILCNNEESEEFQEFLSILGDTVTLQGFTGFRGGLDVCHGQTGSDAVFTSFHSREIMFHVSTKLPFTEGDTQQLQRKRHIGNDIVAVVYQEGHTPFLSDVIGSHFLHCFLVVRRVRKRVGGEGEEAGGGGVFQVSVTAREDVPPFGPSLPDPPIFTESSLLREFLLTKLINAEISCYKAERFSRLELRTRSSLLEGLQAELSTRSQCMMGDSPVSTLSTSEGMRGVTEGSGGFIENFKRAIRVRSNSFDTLGGPRKMGGVPLPQKPKAATERDGESELAYKPPEPSFPPTDNLGSTEVKDHSSPQDNM